CAGGTCGCCGCCGGCCAGCGCATATACCGCGTCCTCGGCCTGCCGCAGCGGACCGACGATGGAGCGCTGCAGCTCCGCCCAGGCCAGCAGCGTCAGGCCGGCGCCGGCGCCCGCCGCCACGCGCCACCACGCGCCGTCCACGGCCGCGCACAGCCCCGCCAGCAGGGCCGATTGGGCGCCCAGCATCAGGCCCAGGCGGCGGCCCAGCGGCAGCTTGCGCAGCGCCAGCAGGGGCGCGCGCCAGCCGGTCCGGACGGCGGCGCCGCGGCGGATCGCGAGCCCGGCGGCCTTTCCTTCGCGGATACGCCGGTACAGGTCTTCGGCCTCGCGCACCTGTTCGCGCGCAGGCTTGGTGCGCACCGACATGTAGCCGATCGTGGCGCCGTTCTCCTTGATCGGCACCACGTTCGCGACCACCCAGTAGAAGTCGCCGTTCTTGCGGCGGTTCTTGACCATGCCGGTCCACGGCAGGCCGGCCTTGAGGGTCTGCCAGAGGTCGGCGAAGGCCTCGGCCGGCATGTCCGGATGGCGCACGACGTTGTGGGCCTTGCCGATCAGCTCGTCGAGGGCGAAGCCGCTGACTTCGACGAAGGTCGGGTTGACGTAGGTGATGCGTCCCTTGGTATCGGTTTTGGAAACGATGGACTGGCCATCCTGGAAGATGTATTCGATGCCGGTGACGAGCAGATTGGTACGCACTGCGGAACCCCTTAGATTTCTACAAAGCAACATTTGTTAATGGATTGTATGAATTCGGGGTGGCAATAGTCCTTGATGCAGATCAAAAATCGAGGTGATTCGATTACGGAAGAGAAAAAAATCGGACGTACCGCTGCGTTCCCTCAAAATGATGTACGCTGCGCCCATGTGCTCGCTCTTGTATGCCCGTTTGTTTGCCCTCATCTGCCGTCGATGAATGACATTTCCTCTTTGACACGGCATCCCGATGTCCTTTACGGTCCGCACCAGCCGGAGCTGCTGCGCGACGAAATCCTGGCCGACCTGCTGGAAGCGAGCGCCCGCCGCACGCCCGACCGGACAGCCCTGGTCGCCGGCCAGCGCCGGCTCAGCTACCGCGAACTGGACGAACTGGCCAGCCTGGCCTGCTCGCGCCTGATCGAGGCCGGCATCGGGCCCGGCGACATCGTCGGCCTGTGGATGCCGCGCGGGATCGAACTGCTGCTGATGCAGGCCGCCATCGCCAAGGCCGGCGCGGCCTGGCTGCCGGTCGACGAAGACACGCCGGTCGAACGCCTGCTGGTCTGCATGGAAGATGCCGGTTCGCCGGCCCTGGTCAGCAGCGAACGCATGGGCGAGCGCCTGGCTTCGGTCGACCGCCCGATCCTGCGCGCGGAAAGCCTGCTGGCGCCGGCGCCGTCCGGCTACGACCTGAAGCGCCGCGGCAAAGTGCCGGGCAGCGCGCCCGCCTACGTCATCTACACCTCGGGGTCGACCGGCAAGCCGAAGGGCATCCTGATCGACCAGCGCAGCATCTGCCACTTCCTGCGCAGCGAGAACGAGGTGCTGGGCGTGCGGGCCGACGACACCGTCTACCAGGGCTTCTCGGTCGCCTTCGACATGTCCTTCGAGGAGATCTGGATCTCCTACCTGGTGGGCGCCACGCTCTGGCTGGGGCCCAAGGAAACGGCCGGCGATCCGGAAGCCCTGCCGCGCCTGCTGCAGGAAAACGGGGTCACGGTGCTGCACGCGGTGCCGACCCTGCTGGCCCTGTTTGCCGAAGACGTGCCCGGCCTGCGCATCATCAACCTGGGCGGCGAGATGTGCCCGGAAACCGTGGTCGAGCGCTTCTCCAAGCCCGGCCGCCAGATGTTCAACACCTATGGCCCGACCGAAGCGACGGTCTCGGCCAGCCTGGCGCGCCTGGAGCCCGGCAAGCTGATCACGATCGGTCGTCCGCTGCCGAACTACGGTTTATTGGTGATCTCCACCGAGACCGAAAAAGGCCTGCAGATCCTGCCGCGCGGCGACACGGGAGAGCTGTGCATCATCGGTCCGGGCCTGTCGAGCGGCTACCTCGGCCGCCCCGACCTGAGCGCCGAAAAATTCCAGCCCAACCCCTGGGCCGCCGGCGTCGAAGACGCGCGCCTGTACCGTACCGGCGACCTGGCGCGCATCGAGCCGGACGGCCAGGTGGTCTGCCTGGGCCGCACCGACGACCAGGTCAAGATCCGCGGCTTTCGCGTCGAACTGGGCGAGATCGAAGCCGTGCTGGCGCAGCAGGACGGCATCGGCACCACCGCGGTCCTGCTGCGCAAGGACGACGGCATCGATCGCCTGGTGGCCTACCTGGTGCCGGCCCTCGGGGCCAGCGCCGAGCAGCTGGCCGCGTCGACGCTTCGCAAAGCCCTGGCCGGGCGCCTGCCTCCCTATATGGTGCCGAGCCGCTTCGAGGTGCTGGGCGTGATGCCGCGCCTGACCTCGGGCAAGATCGACCGCAAGGCCCTGAAGGCGATGGCGCTGAGCGCCCCGCTGCCCAGCGAGGCCTTGGACTCCGACATCGCCGAGACCCCGGCCGAGGAAGCCCTGTTCGCCGCCCTGGCCCAGCTGTTCCCGGGCCAGCCGGTCCGCCGCGAACTCGACTTTTTCAGCGACCTCGGTGGCCACTCCTTCTTCGCCGCGCGCCTGGCCACGGCCCTGCGCGCCGACCCGCGCTTCGCTCACATGACGGTGCGCGACATCTACCAGCACCGCCAGATCGGCGCGATCGCCTCCAGCCTCGACCAGGCGGCCGGCACCGCCCACGTCGAGCAGGACTGGACGCCGCCGCCGGCCGCGCGGCGCTGGCTGTGCGGCCTGGGCCAGCTGGCCGCGGTGCCGGTGCTGGTCACCCTGCGCATGGCGCAATGGCTGGCGCCCTTCTTCACCTACCACTTCATGACCGGCGACCCGGGCGACTCGATCCCGCGCGCGGTCGCGGCCTCGATCGGCGTGTTCCTGCTCGCCACCGTGATGGAATTCGCGTTCGCGGCCGCCGGCAAGTGGCTGGTCGCGGGGCGGCTCCGGCCCGGCAGCTATCCGCTGTGGGGCATCACCTATTACCGCTGGTGGCTGGCCGACCGCCTGGTCGAGGCGGCGCCGACCTACCTGCTGGCCGGCTCGTCGCTGTACGGCTGGTGGCTGCGCCTGCTCGGCGCCAGGGTCGGCAAGGACGTCGTCATCGGCTCGATGACGCTGCGTACGCCGGACCTCTTCAGCCTCGGCGACAATGTCAGCATCGGCAACGGCGTCAACTTCGAGAACGCGCGTGTCGAGCGCGGCCGCCTGATCCTCGGCCACATCGCCCTCGACGACGACGCCTGCGTCTCTTCCTACGCGATCCTGGAGGGGAATACCCGGGTCGGCCGGCGCGGCCACCTGGAAGGCCAGTCGGCGCTGGCGGATGGCGCCGAGGTGCCCGACGGCCGCGTGTGGGCCGGCTCGCCCGCGCGCGACACCGGCGCCTTCGATCCCTCGACCCTGCCGCCGCGGCCCAGGGCGTCGCGCGCGCGCCTGGCCGGCGAAGCCCTGTTCTTCGTGTTCGGCATCCTGCTGGTGGCGACGCTGTTCTTCATGCCGGTCTTCCCGAG
This window of the Massilia sp. WG5 genome carries:
- a CDS encoding Pls/PosA family non-ribosomal peptide synthetase, with product MNDISSLTRHPDVLYGPHQPELLRDEILADLLEASARRTPDRTALVAGQRRLSYRELDELASLACSRLIEAGIGPGDIVGLWMPRGIELLLMQAAIAKAGAAWLPVDEDTPVERLLVCMEDAGSPALVSSERMGERLASVDRPILRAESLLAPAPSGYDLKRRGKVPGSAPAYVIYTSGSTGKPKGILIDQRSICHFLRSENEVLGVRADDTVYQGFSVAFDMSFEEIWISYLVGATLWLGPKETAGDPEALPRLLQENGVTVLHAVPTLLALFAEDVPGLRIINLGGEMCPETVVERFSKPGRQMFNTYGPTEATVSASLARLEPGKLITIGRPLPNYGLLVISTETEKGLQILPRGDTGELCIIGPGLSSGYLGRPDLSAEKFQPNPWAAGVEDARLYRTGDLARIEPDGQVVCLGRTDDQVKIRGFRVELGEIEAVLAQQDGIGTTAVLLRKDDGIDRLVAYLVPALGASAEQLAASTLRKALAGRLPPYMVPSRFEVLGVMPRLTSGKIDRKALKAMALSAPLPSEALDSDIAETPAEEALFAALAQLFPGQPVRRELDFFSDLGGHSFFAARLATALRADPRFAHMTVRDIYQHRQIGAIASSLDQAAGTAHVEQDWTPPPAARRWLCGLGQLAAVPVLVTLRMAQWLAPFFTYHFMTGDPGDSIPRAVAASIGVFLLATVMEFAFAAAGKWLVAGRLRPGSYPLWGITYYRWWLADRLVEAAPTYLLAGSSLYGWWLRLLGARVGKDVVIGSMTLRTPDLFSLGDNVSIGNGVNFENARVERGRLILGHIALDDDACVSSYAILEGNTRVGRRGHLEGQSALADGAEVPDGRVWAGSPARDTGAFDPSTLPPRPRASRARLAGEALFFVFGILLVATLFFMPVFPSFVLIDWFDERGTLAWMQANTIHGQLIRYFVLALPASAVLIFLTMLVSAAIRWGFLPRMQPGRSAVHSNTYCKKWLVSHIQESSLNVLHGIYATVFAPFWYRLLGAKVGRDAEISTALGVVPDMLTLGDETFIADAVMLGDEQIDGGWMTMEPTVVSNRSFVGNGSYIPDGTVLPEGVLVGVHTHAPANERMTGGDTWLGSPPIHLPAREQASGYPEHLTYRPSLARRLGRTLVEAFRIVAPHAVVIAVGYTVVLDLMPLAGAGRWGEVIWDLALVGLAYGIGNYLFVLAFKWLLLGRYKKRAEPMWTPFVWLSEGVTNMYEGIAVPNFMRYLRGTPWLPLAFNLLGCRIGKGVYMDTTDITEFDCVHIGDHSELNALSCPQTHLFEDRVMKIDRVDIGSKVYVGPRSAVLYSAKVGDNARIGPLTLVMKGEHIPGASAWSGLPAAPRRD